The Ruminococcus bovis genome includes a region encoding these proteins:
- a CDS encoding LCP family protein: MAAYRGTRGVEPPKPKKEKVSKATNSDFIDISSKSTKAVHKKRNTIIQIVSIVMAVLFVVSGGALVYASSIMNSLGDEEGTLTKNTKNYTVKDDRGNGVISDNKLLANKDVLNVMLFGQDSKESKDDNGRSDSMILVSVDVVHKQIKMTSFLRDTYVYIPSGDSNEGWNKLNASYSFGGAKLAVKTIESNFGIKVDRYGIIDFSGFKDVINALGGVTIPITGVEARYINAQIDYNHQKCKKIPEKYCKSVYKKDKNGNYIYDSNGNKVEKTRNVKLNGQQALWYARNRGSDEISTTEVFAGSDWDRTERQRKLINTVVKKFKNASFTELLAVVKEVGPMIQTNFKQNDITSLMSSALTLLKYPMYQFHIPIGEESDPNKLWTYDNPIINGYESSVVKITDWDKTRSELANYVFNKASKKYLSSGSSSSSKKSSSKSSTKSSSN; this comes from the coding sequence GTGGCAGCATATCGTGGTACTCGTGGAGTTGAACCTCCAAAACCTAAAAAAGAAAAAGTAAGTAAAGCTACTAATAGCGACTTTATAGATATTTCTTCAAAATCTACAAAGGCAGTTCATAAGAAAAGAAATACAATTATTCAGATTGTGTCAATTGTAATGGCAGTTCTGTTTGTTGTTTCAGGTGGTGCTTTGGTTTATGCCTCATCAATTATGAATTCCTTAGGTGATGAAGAGGGAACACTAACTAAAAATACAAAGAACTATACAGTTAAAGATGATAGAGGTAACGGTGTTATCTCCGATAATAAACTACTTGCCAACAAAGATGTTCTAAATGTTATGCTTTTTGGTCAAGACAGTAAAGAGTCTAAGGATGACAATGGTCGTTCAGACTCAATGATTCTTGTGTCAGTTGATGTTGTTCATAAGCAGATTAAGATGACTTCATTCTTAAGAGATACTTATGTTTATATTCCTTCCGGTGACAGTAACGAAGGTTGGAACAAACTTAATGCATCATATTCATTTGGTGGTGCTAAGTTAGCAGTTAAAACTATTGAAAGCAACTTTGGTATCAAGGTTGACAGATACGGTATTATTGATTTTAGTGGATTTAAAGATGTTATCAATGCACTTGGTGGTGTAACAATTCCTATTACCGGTGTTGAAGCAAGATACATTAATGCACAGATTGATTATAACCATCAAAAGTGCAAGAAAATCCCTGAAAAGTATTGTAAGTCAGTTTACAAGAAAGATAAAAACGGTAACTACATTTATGATAGCAACGGAAACAAAGTTGAAAAGACCAGAAATGTAAAGCTAAACGGTCAACAGGCACTTTGGTATGCTCGTAACAGAGGTAGTGACGAAATCAGTACAACAGAAGTTTTTGCCGGTAGTGACTGGGATAGAACAGAAAGACAGAGAAAGCTGATTAACACAGTAGTTAAGAAGTTTAAGAATGCTTCATTTACAGAACTACTTGCAGTTGTAAAGGAAGTTGGTCCTATGATTCAGACTAACTTTAAGCAGAACGATATTACTTCTCTAATGTCAAGTGCTTTAACACTTCTAAAGTACCCTATGTATCAGTTCCATATTCCAATCGGTGAAGAAAGTGACCCTAATAAGCTATGGACTTATGATAACCCTATTATCAACGGTTATGAATCATCAGTTGTTAAGATTACCGATTGGGACAAGACAAGAAGTGAACTTGCTAACTATGTATTTAATAAAGCTAGTAAAAAGTATCTATCAAGTGGTAGTTCAAGCAGTTCAAAGAAAAGTAGTTCAAAGTCTAGTACAAAAAGTAGTTCAAACTAA
- the yfbR gene encoding 5'-deoxynucleotidase produces the protein MSNSHFFAMISRMKYINRWGLMNNTFNENISEHSLQVAMFTHCLILMHNDKFGENLNADRGAVLGMYHDSSEIITGDLPTPIKYFNPEICDAYKKVENLAEERLLSLLPQSLRHYYDDILHYNEKDEILWKYVKAGDKISALTKCMEEIKVGNREFTDAFETTKKSLENMNMPVVDEFIKEFIPSFQLTLDKLE, from the coding sequence ATGAGTAATAGCCACTTTTTCGCTATGATTAGCAGAATGAAATATATTAACCGTTGGGGTTTAATGAACAATACTTTTAATGAAAATATAAGTGAACATTCTTTGCAAGTTGCAATGTTTACTCATTGTTTGATTTTAATGCACAATGATAAATTCGGCGAAAATCTAAATGCCGACAGAGGTGCAGTACTTGGTATGTATCACGATTCCAGTGAGATTATTACAGGTGACTTGCCAACACCAATAAAGTACTTTAATCCTGAAATTTGTGATGCATATAAAAAGGTAGAAAATTTAGCAGAAGAAAGGTTACTTTCTCTTTTGCCACAGTCACTAAGACATTATTATGATGATATTTTACATTATAATGAAAAGGATGAAATTCTTTGGAAATATGTAAAAGCCGGTGATAAGATTTCAGCACTTACAAAATGTATGGAAGAAATTAAGGTAGGTAATAGAGAATTTACAGATGCCTTTGAAACAACTAAGAAGTCATTAGAAAATATGAATATGCCGGTAGTTGACGAATTTATTAAAGAATTTATCCCATCATTTCAGCTAACTTTAGATAAGTTAGAGTAA
- the glmM gene encoding phosphoglucosamine mutase: MGRIFGTDGARGIANKELTVDLALSIGRAAAVVLTNEDVKHPTFVIGKDTRVSGDMLEGALVAGLTSVGANVIILGVVPTPAVAYLVKEFNADAGIMISASHNPFEFNGIKLFNEEGFKLPDEIEEKIEDIILDKEHTPDLSYGGDIGKVSYNKNATDMYIEHIKSTIEGDLSGLEIAIDCSNGSSSVTAEKLFTSLGAKVHILSAEPDGTNINQDCGSTHMENLMDYVRKNGLQAGLAFDGDADRCLAVDEKGNMVDGDFLIAICADDMHRRGVLKGNAVVGTVMTNMGFQKFCEEKGLRFEATKVGDRYVLEEMQLSGYNIGGEQSGHIIFSDYATTGDGQLTGVQLMSIMKRRNETLSEMAKVMKRYPQVLINVKISNEMKPKFYTDKAIKAEVKQVTDILGSRGRILVRVSGTEPLVRVMLEGEDYQEISVLAEEAASVVRERLS; the protein is encoded by the coding sequence ATGGGAAGAATTTTCGGCACAGATGGTGCTAGAGGTATTGCAAACAAAGAATTAACAGTTGACTTAGCACTATCAATCGGTAGAGCAGCAGCCGTAGTATTAACAAATGAAGATGTAAAGCATCCAACATTCGTTATCGGTAAAGATACAAGAGTTTCCGGTGATATGCTGGAGGGTGCATTAGTAGCAGGTCTAACTTCTGTTGGTGCAAATGTAATTATTCTTGGAGTAGTTCCAACACCTGCAGTTGCTTACTTAGTAAAAGAATTTAATGCTGATGCAGGTATTATGATTTCAGCATCACATAACCCATTTGAATTTAACGGTATTAAGCTATTTAATGAAGAAGGTTTCAAGCTACCTGACGAAATTGAAGAAAAGATTGAAGATATTATTCTAGATAAAGAACACACACCTGACCTTTCTTATGGTGGTGATATTGGTAAGGTTAGCTACAACAAGAATGCAACCGATATGTACATTGAACATATTAAGTCAACAATTGAAGGTGACCTTTCAGGTCTTGAAATTGCTATTGACTGTTCAAACGGTTCTTCTTCAGTTACTGCAGAAAAGCTATTTACTAGCCTAGGTGCAAAGGTACATATCCTTTCAGCAGAACCTGACGGTACAAATATCAACCAGGATTGTGGTTCAACTCATATGGAAAATCTTATGGATTATGTTCGCAAGAATGGACTACAGGCAGGTCTTGCTTTTGACGGTGATGCAGACAGATGTCTTGCAGTTGACGAAAAGGGAAATATGGTTGACGGTGACTTCCTAATTGCTATTTGTGCTGATGATATGCACAGAAGAGGTGTCCTAAAGGGCAATGCAGTTGTTGGTACAGTTATGACAAATATGGGCTTCCAAAAGTTCTGTGAAGAAAAGGGACTTAGATTTGAGGCTACTAAAGTTGGTGACAGATATGTTCTTGAAGAAATGCAGTTAAGTGGCTACAACATTGGTGGCGAACAGAGTGGTCACATTATCTTTAGTGACTATGCTACAACAGGTGACGGTCAGCTAACAGGTGTTCAGCTAATGTCAATTATGAAGAGAAGAAACGAAACTCTATCAGAAATGGCAAAGGTTATGAAGAGATACCCTCAGGTACTTATCAATGTTAAGATTTCTAACGAAATGAAGCCTAAGTTCTATACAGATAAGGCTATTAAGGCAGAAGTTAAGCAGGTAACAGATATTCTGGGTAGCAGAGGCAGAATTCTTGTTAGAGTATCAGGCACAGAACCACTTGTAAGAGTTATGCTTGAAGGCGAAGATTATCAGGAAATTTCTGTTCTTGCAGAAGAAGCAGCCAGTGTTGTAAGGGAAAGATTAAGTTAA
- the ruvA gene encoding Holliday junction branch migration protein RuvA, translating into MIYSLKGTLVHTEQNLAVVECGGVGYGCRTTLNTLKDLKLNTEVKLYTYMSVREDAVELFGFSTVSELNTYKLLINVNGVGPKAGISILSILSPEQVAVAVSSGDFKTITQANGIGPKMAQRIVLELKDKFKSIEFEGNAETTDGIAVKAPTGNIPAAVQALAVLGFSSAEVTPILTKLDPSLSVEQMIGATLKKLGR; encoded by the coding sequence GTGATTTATTCTCTAAAGGGTACACTGGTACATACAGAACAGAATTTAGCTGTTGTGGAATGTGGTGGTGTAGGTTATGGTTGCAGAACAACCTTAAACACTCTAAAAGATTTAAAACTAAATACAGAAGTTAAGCTTTATACTTATATGTCAGTTAGGGAAGATGCAGTAGAGCTTTTTGGTTTTTCTACAGTCAGCGAACTTAACACATATAAGTTACTGATAAATGTAAATGGTGTAGGACCAAAGGCAGGTATTTCAATCTTGTCTATTCTTTCACCGGAACAGGTTGCAGTTGCAGTTTCTTCCGGTGACTTTAAGACTATTACCCAAGCTAACGGTATTGGACCTAAGATGGCACAGAGAATTGTCCTTGAATTAAAGGATAAGTTCAAGAGTATTGAGTTTGAGGGTAATGCTGAAACTACTGATGGAATTGCAGTAAAAGCACCTACCGGTAATATTCCGGCAGCAGTTCAAGCACTTGCAGTACTTGGTTTTAGTTCAGCAGAAGTTACACCAATACTCACAAAGCTAGACCCATCACTTTCTGTTGAACAGATGATTGGTGCTACACTTAAGAAGTTAGGAAGATAA
- a CDS encoding class I SAM-dependent methyltransferase, whose protein sequence is MRIADNWKDYELIDCSDGEKLERWGDVILIRPDPQIIWHTKRTHPLWRKAHARYIRSNKGGGEWQIFRKIPKQWSVNYNDLKFNVKTMGFKHTGIFPEQATNWDFARNKIKNENRELNILNLFGYTGCATLSCMKEGARVCHVDASKGMVLWAKENAVASGIADKPVRWLVDDCIKFVEREIRRGHHYDGIIMDPPSYGRGPNGEVWKLEDNLYSLIELCEKVLSDDPVFFILNSYSTGLSAGVMEYMLGAILKPKFGGKVSSDEIGLRASGSGLVLPCGSTAIWEK, encoded by the coding sequence ATGAGAATAGCAGATAATTGGAAAGATTATGAACTGATTGATTGTTCAGATGGAGAAAAGTTAGAGCGTTGGGGAGATGTAATTCTTATCAGACCCGACCCACAAATTATTTGGCATACAAAGAGAACTCACCCACTATGGAGAAAAGCTCATGCAAGATATATCCGTAGTAATAAGGGTGGTGGTGAGTGGCAAATTTTCAGAAAGATACCTAAGCAGTGGTCAGTTAACTATAACGACCTAAAGTTCAATGTAAAGACAATGGGCTTTAAGCATACAGGTATTTTCCCTGAACAAGCCACAAACTGGGACTTTGCCAGAAATAAAATCAAAAATGAAAACAGAGAACTAAACATTCTTAATTTGTTTGGATATACAGGTTGTGCTACTCTTTCTTGTATGAAAGAGGGTGCAAGGGTATGTCATGTTGATGCCTCAAAGGGTATGGTGCTTTGGGCAAAAGAAAATGCAGTAGCAAGTGGTATTGCCGATAAACCGGTAAGATGGCTTGTTGATGATTGCATTAAGTTTGTTGAAAGAGAAATCCGTAGAGGTCATCACTATGACGGTATTATTATGGACCCACCATCATACGGCAGAGGTCCAAATGGAGAAGTTTGGAAGTTAGAAGATAACCTTTATTCTTTAATAGAATTATGCGAAAAGGTTCTTTCTGATGACCCTGTATTCTTCATTCTAAATTCCTATAGCACAGGTCTTTCTGCCGGTGTTATGGAATATATGCTTGGAGCAATTTTAAAGCCTAAGTTTGGTGGCAAGGTTAGTTCTGATGAAATCGGACTAAGAGCATCCGGTTCAGGACTGGTGCTACCATGTGGTTCAACTGCTATTTGGGAGAAGTAG
- the ruvB gene encoding Holliday junction branch migration DNA helicase RuvB yields the protein MDFQNDFEMDYENRIVDTHEIPEDNLTMDNDNPLRPKTLGDYIGQDKVKENLKIYIDAAMQRGESLDHVLLYGPPGLGKTTLSQIIANELGVNIRITSGPAIEKPGDLAALLTNLNEGDVLFIDEIHRLNRSVEEILYPAMEDFAIDIITGKGQMAASYHLPLPRFTLVGATTRAGQLTAPLRDRFGVTLRLELYSPEELSTIITRSAGILNVDIDHDGALELASRSRGTPRIANRLLKRVRDFAQVLNNGKVTCDIARTALDKMEIDELGLDQNDRRMLESMIKFYNGGPVGLETLAAAIGEEAVTIEDVYEPYLMQIGFLQRTPRGRCVTAEGYRHLGYDFGKSNNQPTLFGNN from the coding sequence ATGGATTTTCAAAATGATTTTGAAATGGACTATGAAAATAGAATAGTAGATACTCACGAAATTCCTGAAGACAACCTTACTATGGATAATGATAATCCCCTAAGACCAAAAACTTTAGGTGATTATATTGGACAAGATAAGGTTAAGGAAAATTTAAAGATATATATTGATGCAGCAATGCAGAGAGGAGAGTCCCTTGACCATGTACTTTTATATGGACCTCCGGGACTTGGCAAAACAACACTTTCTCAGATTATTGCAAATGAACTTGGTGTTAACATTAGAATTACATCAGGCCCTGCAATTGAAAAACCGGGGGACTTGGCAGCACTTTTAACTAACCTAAATGAAGGTGATGTACTGTTTATTGACGAAATTCACCGTCTAAACAGAAGTGTTGAAGAAATCCTTTATCCGGCAATGGAGGACTTTGCAATTGATATTATTACAGGTAAAGGTCAGATGGCAGCATCTTACCATTTGCCACTACCAAGGTTCACTTTAGTTGGTGCAACAACAAGAGCCGGTCAGCTTACAGCTCCGTTGAGAGATAGATTCGGTGTTACACTAAGACTTGAACTTTATTCTCCTGAAGAATTATCAACTATTATTACAAGGTCAGCCGGTATTCTTAATGTGGATATTGACCATGACGGTGCATTAGAACTTGCATCTCGTTCAAGAGGTACACCTCGTATTGCCAACAGACTGCTAAAGCGTGTTCGTGACTTTGCTCAAGTGCTAAACAATGGTAAGGTTACTTGCGATATAGCTAGGACAGCCCTTGACAAAATGGAAATTGATGAACTTGGTCTTGACCAAAACGATAGAAGAATGTTAGAGTCAATGATTAAGTTTTACAATGGTGGGCCTGTAGGTTTGGAAACTTTGGCTGCTGCCATTGGTGAAGAGGCAGTTACTATTGAAGATGTTTATGAGCCTTACTTAATGCAAATCGGTTTCTTACAAAGAACCCCAAGAGGCAGATGTGTTACTGCTGAGGGCTATAGACATTTAGGTTATGACTTTGGTAAGTCAAATAACCAACCAACCTTGTTTGGTAATAATTAA
- a CDS encoding energy-coupling factor transporter ATPase has translation MNFISVENLSYHYESNDENDLTKVDVIKNLNMEVKKGEFLCVLGHNGSGKSTLAKHFNAILLPCGGKVYVDKMDTADEDKCFDIRSNVGLVLQNPDNQLVASVVEEDVAFGPENLGVPPKEIRERVDNALKAVDMYEYRKNAPYKLSGGQKQRVAIAGIIAMEPSCIVLDEPTAMLDPRGRQEVMDTITKLNRERGITIVLITHYMDEAVKADRVIVMDDGKILTEGTPKEVFSQVDLIKEHSLDVPQATEICYELQKAGVNIKELPLDEESCVDVLMEVLK, from the coding sequence ATGAATTTCATTTCAGTGGAGAATTTGTCCTATCATTATGAAAGTAATGATGAAAATGATTTAACCAAAGTTGATGTTATCAAGAACCTAAATATGGAAGTAAAAAAAGGAGAATTCCTATGTGTTCTTGGTCACAACGGAAGTGGAAAGAGTACACTTGCAAAGCATTTTAACGCAATACTTTTGCCATGTGGTGGCAAAGTGTATGTTGACAAAATGGATACTGCTGATGAAGATAAGTGTTTTGATATTAGAAGCAATGTTGGTCTTGTACTGCAAAATCCCGACAACCAACTTGTAGCTTCAGTAGTTGAAGAGGATGTTGCCTTTGGCCCTGAGAACTTAGGTGTTCCACCAAAGGAAATTCGTGAAAGAGTTGACAATGCCTTAAAAGCTGTTGATATGTATGAATATAGAAAGAATGCACCTTATAAACTTAGTGGTGGTCAAAAGCAGAGAGTAGCCATTGCCGGTATTATAGCAATGGAACCTAGTTGTATTGTACTTGATGAACCTACTGCAATGCTTGACCCAAGAGGTAGGCAAGAGGTTATGGATACTATCACTAAGCTAAATCGTGAAAGAGGTATTACTATTGTCCTTATTACTCACTATATGGATGAAGCAGTAAAGGCTGACAGAGTAATTGTAATGGATGACGGTAAAATCTTAACAGAGGGTACACCAAAGGAAGTTTTCTCTCAAGTTGATTTAATCAAGGAACATTCACTTGATGTACCTCAGGCAACAGAAATTTGTTATGAATTACAAAAAGCCGGTGTTAATATAAAAGAATTGCCACTTGATGAAGAGTCTTGTGTTGATGTTCTTATGGAGGTGCTAAAATGA
- a CDS encoding LCP family protein has product MAYQGKRAITPEKKKKEKVIKQPTNEQSIVVDNDVVDISSKSTKSVYKKKNTIIQVVAIVMAVIFVACGGALVYASSIIDSITDDSADKDTKNYTVKDDRGNGVISDNKLLANKDVLNVMLFGQDNKDSKYDNGRSDTMILLSVDVTNKQIKLTSFLRDTYVYIPSGDDFEGWYKLNESYNHGGAKLTVKTIESNFGIKIDRYAIVDFSGFKDIIDALGGLTIPITGNEARYINAQIEHNNQKCPKVAKKYCKSVYKKDKNGKYSYDRNGDKVEITRKVKLTGKQALWYARNRGSTELGGENFSGNDWDRTDRQRKVIKALIDEFKGASFTNLVSAVEKVGPMVQTNFKSNEITSLFTCVFKIMKYPMYQFNVPIGEESDQNKLWFYNTYYPNGQKYDVVEINDWEKTRSKVANFVFNKVTDKKSKLTY; this is encoded by the coding sequence ATGGCTTATCAGGGAAAAAGAGCAATTACTCCGGAGAAAAAGAAAAAAGAAAAAGTTATTAAGCAACCTACCAATGAACAGTCTATTGTAGTGGATAATGATGTAGTTGATATTTCTTCTAAGTCAACAAAGTCAGTTTATAAGAAGAAAAATACAATTATTCAAGTTGTTGCAATAGTAATGGCAGTAATTTTTGTTGCTTGTGGTGGTGCTTTGGTATATGCATCTTCAATTATCGATTCAATTACCGATGACAGTGCAGATAAAGACACAAAGAATTATACAGTTAAGGACGACAGAGGTAACGGTGTTATCTCTGACAATAAACTTCTTGCTAATAAAGATGTGTTAAATGTTATGCTGTTTGGTCAAGATAATAAAGACTCAAAGTATGACAATGGTCGTTCAGATACAATGATTCTTCTTTCTGTTGATGTGACAAATAAGCAAATTAAGCTCACTTCTTTTTTAAGAGATACTTATGTTTATATTCCATCAGGTGATGATTTTGAAGGTTGGTATAAACTTAATGAGTCATATAACCATGGTGGAGCAAAGCTAACAGTAAAGACTATTGAAAGCAACTTTGGTATTAAGATTGACAGATATGCTATTGTTGACTTTAGTGGATTTAAAGATATTATTGATGCCTTAGGTGGCTTAACAATTCCTATTACAGGTAATGAAGCAAGATATATTAATGCACAGATTGAACATAATAATCAGAAATGCCCTAAGGTAGCAAAGAAGTATTGTAAATCAGTTTACAAGAAAGATAAGAACGGTAAGTATAGTTATGACAGAAACGGTGATAAAGTAGAAATCACCAGAAAAGTTAAGCTAACCGGTAAACAAGCTCTTTGGTATGCTCGTAACAGAGGTAGTACAGAACTTGGTGGAGAAAACTTTAGTGGTAATGACTGGGATAGAACTGATAGACAGAGAAAGGTTATTAAAGCGCTTATTGATGAATTTAAGGGTGCATCCTTTACAAATTTAGTTTCAGCAGTTGAAAAGGTTGGTCCTATGGTTCAAACTAACTTTAAGTCCAACGAAATCACTTCTCTGTTTACATGTGTATTCAAAATTATGAAGTACCCAATGTATCAGTTTAATGTGCCAATCGGTGAAGAAAGTGACCAAAACAAACTTTGGTTCTATAATACATACTATCCAAATGGACAGAAATATGATGTTGTAGAAATTAACGATTGGGAGAAAACAAGAAGTAAAGTTGCCAACTTTGTATTTAATAAAGTAACTGACAAAAAGAGTAAGTTAACATATTAA
- a CDS encoding DUF2804 domain-containing protein, protein MYKEYLDTVSVFETNGEVKPFGWSKEPIFFYNKINSSGSVFKRKESDTYIVHNNHLILTVTLANLGAYGFLSGFLIDLDGFKMGKKVVKKMLPLVKFRMPESSLSGDVAYNDNQIGVKFSKAGSKRFLKCDFLDFYDSKNLYFNIEIDENNAESMNVTIPFESNKTSFFVKRFLPQMKATGLVRFGGSEYDLDNEKTSATLIWERYSTPNKENYHQLIAEGYYNKKLITLQLCDGISDDSAGIENCLFIDGKMRKLSKVKGKGRFSDVHSTWTFEDEERNIYIEFLPSNKNGGALHTEIDKRKIIYGNFYGHIFDEKGDVIKIDGFDGLLVNSII, encoded by the coding sequence ATGTACAAAGAATATTTAGATACAGTTAGTGTTTTTGAAACTAATGGAGAAGTGAAACCTTTTGGTTGGAGTAAAGAGCCAATATTTTTCTACAACAAAATCAACTCCTCCGGTTCTGTTTTTAAAAGAAAAGAATCTGACACTTACATTGTTCACAACAACCACCTTATACTTACAGTTACCCTTGCAAATTTAGGAGCATATGGTTTTCTTAGTGGTTTTCTGATTGACCTTGATGGTTTTAAGATGGGCAAAAAGGTTGTAAAGAAAATGCTACCACTTGTTAAGTTTAGAATGCCTGAAAGTTCTCTTTCAGGAGATGTGGCATATAATGACAATCAGATTGGTGTAAAATTTTCTAAAGCAGGTTCTAAGAGATTTTTAAAATGCGATTTTCTGGATTTTTATGATAGCAAAAATCTTTACTTTAATATTGAAATTGATGAAAATAATGCAGAAAGTATGAATGTTACTATTCCATTTGAAAGTAACAAGACAAGCTTTTTTGTAAAAAGATTTTTACCACAAATGAAAGCCACCGGTTTGGTGCGTTTTGGTGGTAGTGAATATGACCTTGACAATGAAAAGACTTCTGCAACTCTTATTTGGGAAAGGTATTCTACACCTAATAAAGAAAATTATCATCAGTTAATTGCCGAAGGTTACTACAACAAAAAGCTGATTACCTTGCAGTTATGTGACGGTATTTCTGATGACTCGGCAGGTATTGAGAACTGCTTATTTATTGACGGTAAAATGAGAAAGCTAAGCAAAGTTAAGGGCAAAGGTAGATTTAGTGATGTACATTCTACATGGACCTTTGAGGATGAAGAAAGAAACATTTACATTGAATTCTTACCGTCAAATAAAAACGGTGGTGCTTTGCATACAGAAATTGACAAAAGAAAAATTATTTACGGAAACTTTTACGGTCACATATTTGACGAAAAAGGTGATGTAATAAAAATTGATGGATTTGATGGATTACTGGTTAATTCAATCATATAA
- the ruvC gene encoding crossover junction endodeoxyribonuclease RuvC yields MVVLGIDPGYAIVGYGAINYKNNSFTPISFGSIITKADTDFNRRLEIIYDDLVEVIKRTKPDAMSIERLYFQTNAKTAIMVAEARGVILLAAQKMGVPVFEYTPLQVKTAVTGYGKAKKPQVMEMTRRLLRLKETPKPDDTADALAIAITHTQSAGSGLRQYMMKRGI; encoded by the coding sequence ATGGTTGTTTTGGGTATTGACCCGGGATATGCTATTGTTGGCTATGGTGCAATAAACTACAAAAATAACTCATTTACACCAATTTCTTTCGGCTCAATTATTACTAAGGCTGATACTGATTTTAACCGAAGACTAGAGATTATTTATGACGATTTAGTTGAAGTTATTAAGCGTACAAAGCCTGACGCTATGTCTATTGAAAGGCTGTATTTCCAGACTAATGCCAAGACTGCAATTATGGTTGCTGAGGCAAGAGGTGTTATCCTTTTAGCAGCACAGAAGATGGGAGTTCCTGTGTTTGAGTACACTCCACTTCAAGTGAAAACTGCAGTTACCGGTTACGGTAAAGCCAAGAAACCTCAGGTTATGGAAATGACAAGAAGATTACTTAGACTTAAAGAAACTCCAAAACCGGATGATACTGCCGATGCTTTGGCTATTGCAATAACACATACACAGTCAGCCGGTTCAGGACTTAGACAATATATGATGAAAAGGGGAATATAA